Proteins encoded in a region of the Drosophila sechellia strain sech25 chromosome 2L, ASM438219v1, whole genome shotgun sequence genome:
- the LOC6611419 gene encoding acyl-coenzyme A thioesterase 9, mitochondrial isoform X1 has translation MNLSQHFGRRMIAVRHPCHQLGALRHCFMETGGEQLDSGHRSGTMADVAKKIREHVGVEGGYHIIPKSRDGLLKFQPKQGELPNRSMLDSQTTAQVLLETDALLRQRFVYGRGLLRMGRIIEELDLLAVWICHLHIHLPNLPKGVPLPYTFITMLVDHAHFMQDKFIADADVSLSGHVSYTDNNFMEVTAYVRQSGMLLAKGIFVIEARDAINNGPAPVNPLVPANKLEERLHQEAQKRHQERAKALYRLESQQPTKEEQQLMYELFTRTKGDDGPSPSDMTTLPPNSRWMSTWRRRTLMHPFPENRNESNTIFGGFIIRKAIEISYMTASLYSNQRCMIRFIADVTFAHSIPVHSYIKLKAYVVFTHENYIQLLTVVNAIDGNSFTELKCNVLHLTYSCSKAVPEILPRSYHEALWYLTGRRYFNRFRKSVSHDMANGSPPKTDGAKKDNK, from the exons atgaatttaagtCAGCACTTTGGCAGAAGGATGATCGCCGTGCGACACCCGTGCCACCAACTGGGTGCACTTCGTCATTGCTTCATGGAAACCGGGGGGGAGCAGCTGGATTCGGGGCACCGCTCGGGCACGATGGCGGATG TGGCGAAGAAAATCCGTGAGCACGTCGGCGTGGAAGGAGGCTACCACATCATTCCCAAGAGCCGGGATGGACTCCTCAAGTTTCAGCCGAAGCAAGGCGAACTGCCCAATCGCTCCATGCTGGACTCACAAACGACTGCCCAGGTGCTCCTGGAAACAGATGCTCTGTTGAGGCAACGTTTCGTTTACGGGCGAGGCTTGCTGCGCATGGGCAGGATAATTGAGGAACTCGACCTTCTTGCCG TGTGGATCTGCCATCTTCACATCCATCTGCCCAATCTGCCGAAGGGTGTGCCGCTGCCATACACTTTTATTACCATGCTGGTGGACCACGCCCACTTCATGCAGGACAAGTTTATTGCGGATGCAGACGTGTCCCTCTCCGGTCACGTTTCATATACGGACAACAACTTCATGGAGGTGACGGCCTATGTGCGACAAAGCGGAATGTTGCTGGCAAAGGGCATTTTTGTGATAGAGGCTCGCGATGCCATCAATAATGGCCCAGCTCCCGTCAATCCTCTGGTGCCGGCCAATAAGCTGGAGGAAAGGTTACACCAGGAAGCACAGAAGCGGCACCAGGAGCGTGCCAAAGCGTTATATCGCCTGGAGTCGCAGCAGCCCACCAAGGAGGAACAGCAGCTCATGTACGAGCTGTTTACCCGAACCAAGGGCGATGACGGACCTTCACCGAGTGATATGACTACTCTACCACCGAATTCACGATGGATGTCCACGTGGCGTCGCAGAACCCTGATGCATCCGTTCCCGGAGAACCGAAACGAATCGAACACCATCTTCGGAGGGTTCATCATCCGCAAGGCTATCGAGATTAGCTACATGACAGCCTCCCTCTACTCCAACCAGCGTTGCATGATCCGCTTCATTGCGGACGTTACGTTCGCCCATTCCATTCCCGTCCATAGCTACATAAAACTGAAGGCGTACGTGGTTTTCACCCACGAAAACTACATTCAGCTGCTGACGGTGGTGAATGCGATCGATGGCAATAGCTTTACGGAGCTTAAGTGCAATGTGCTGCACCTGACCTACTCCTGCAGCAAAGCAGTTCCGGAGATCCTGCCCAGAAGCTATCACGAGGCGCTGTGGTACCTAACTGGTCGTCGCTACTTCAATCGATTCCGTAAATCAGTAAGCCACGACATGGCCAATGGATCGCCCCCAAAAACCGATGGAGCGAAAAAAGACAATAAGTGA
- the LOC6611419 gene encoding uncharacterized protein LOC6611419 isoform X2 — protein sequence MNLSQHFGRRMIAVRHPCHQLGALRHCFMETGGEQLDSGHRSGTMADVAKKIREHVGVEGGYHIIPKSRDGLLKFQPKQGELPNRSMLDSQTTAQVLLETDALLRQRFVYGRGLLRMGRIIEELDLLAGNVDLPSSHPSAQSAEGCAAAIHFYYHAGGPRPLHAGQVYCGCRRVPLRSRFIYGQQLHGGDGLCATKRNVAGKGHFCDRGSRCHQ from the exons atgaatttaagtCAGCACTTTGGCAGAAGGATGATCGCCGTGCGACACCCGTGCCACCAACTGGGTGCACTTCGTCATTGCTTCATGGAAACCGGGGGGGAGCAGCTGGATTCGGGGCACCGCTCGGGCACGATGGCGGATG TGGCGAAGAAAATCCGTGAGCACGTCGGCGTGGAAGGAGGCTACCACATCATTCCCAAGAGCCGGGATGGACTCCTCAAGTTTCAGCCGAAGCAAGGCGAACTGCCCAATCGCTCCATGCTGGACTCACAAACGACTGCCCAGGTGCTCCTGGAAACAGATGCTCTGTTGAGGCAACGTTTCGTTTACGGGCGAGGCTTGCTGCGCATGGGCAGGATAATTGAGGAACTCGACCTTCTTGCCGGTAA TGTGGATCTGCCATCTTCACATCCATCTGCCCAATCTGCCGAAGGGTGTGCCGCTGCCATACACTTTTATTACCATGCTGGTGGACCACGCCCACTTCATGCAGGACAAGTTTATTGCGGATGCAGACGTGTCCCTCTCCGGTCACGTTTCATATACGGACAACAACTTCATGGAGGTGACGGCCTATGTGCGACAAAGCGGAATGTTGCTGGCAAAGGGCATTTTTGTGATAGAGGCTCGCGATGCCATCAATAA